The window CTGGCGGTCGTCGTCCTGATCGGGCTGGCGCTGGTGCAGAAATCGAGCCACGACCGCTCGACCTCCGCCTCCGACACGAGCCCGGTCCTGGGCACTGTCTTCGCGGCCGACGAGATCAACCGGGTGCTGGTGAGCGGCGGCGCCGACTCCACGGAGGTCGTCCTCGAACGGCTGCCCGATCACTGGGTGGCCCGCTCGGCCTGGAATCATCCCGTCGATCAGCGCAAGATCGACGAGCTGCTCGCGACCCTCGACGGGCTCACCGGGCAATACCGCTCCGACAGCGCGGCGATCCTGGCCGACTACGGCCTGGGGCCCGACGCCGAACCGGTCACGTTGACCCTCTACGGCAAGGAATGGGAACCGGTCTACACCCTGGAGATCGGACGCAAACCCGCCAGCGGGGCCGGCGCCTTCGTGCGCGACCCCGCCAGCAACGCCGTCTTCCTCACGCGCGCCAACGTGCTGGGCAAGCTCGGCATGCACGCGGGACCGGCCGGACCCGAGAACAAGTTCTTCCTGGACCTGAAGGTCTTCGACTGCAAACGCGAGGACATCGAGGCCATCACCCTGCACGACGGCAACCGGACCCTGGCCATGGAGAAGGTCTTCACGGCGCCGGCAGCCGCCGAGGGCGACACGGTTACCGCGGAACCCGACCGCAGCACCTGGGAATGGGTCCTGGTCGAGCCGGAGAGACGGCCGCTGGCCAAGACCAAGGTCGACGGCATCATGAACGCGCTGACCAACATTCAGGCCTCGGACATCGACGATCCGAAGACGCCCATGGAGGACTACGGACTCTGGAAGGCCGCACGGCGCGTGGAGGTGGCCCTGGCCGACGGCACCGATTTCGAGCTGCGCGTCGGCGAGCTGCGCGAGCACGACGCCGGCCAGAAGGACTACTTCGTGATGACCTCCCGGGACCGGACGATCTGGACGCTGCGCGATTACAAGATCGACCAGATCTTCAAGCAGCTGGAGGACCTGTTGCCGGAATCCTGAGCCTTCAACCTTTTGGCACCGACGCCCGGGAGCGCTCCTCCCGGGCGTTTTTTCTTGATGTTTTCGCGCCGTTTGCCGACCATGGACATCCTCCGCACGGCCGGTCGCTCTGCGGCCGCACGGCGCTCTCGATCGATAATCCAGGCCAGGAGGCCAGCCTTGCCCAACGCCCATGACGACCGATCGCGAACCGCCCTCCTGTTGAAGGGCGCCAAGGTTCTGGACTACCTGCCCGTCGCGCTGTCTGCAGCACCGAACCCGCGGGTGGAGCTCGCCGATCTGCGTATCGAAGGCGAACGCATCGTCGAGCGCGGCGAGGGGCTCGAATCCCGCGCGGGCGAACAGGTCGTAGAGTTGAACGGCCGGACGGTGATGCCGGGCCACGTCAACGCCCATCACCACCTGTACTCGTCCCTGGCGCCCGGCATGCCCGCCCCCGCGGAAACACCGCGC of the bacterium genome contains:
- a CDS encoding DUF4340 domain-containing protein, which gives rise to MSKRNLYLLSLAVVVLIGLALVQKSSHDRSTSASDTSPVLGTVFAADEINRVLVSGGADSTEVVLERLPDHWVARSAWNHPVDQRKIDELLATLDGLTGQYRSDSAAILADYGLGPDAEPVTLTLYGKEWEPVYTLEIGRKPASGAGAFVRDPASNAVFLTRANVLGKLGMHAGPAGPENKFFLDLKVFDCKREDIEAITLHDGNRTLAMEKVFTAPAAAEGDTVTAEPDRSTWEWVLVEPERRPLAKTKVDGIMNALTNIQASDIDDPKTPMEDYGLWKAARRVEVALADGTDFELRVGELREHDAGQKDYFVMTSRDRTIWTLRDYKIDQIFKQLEDLLPES